A portion of the Punica granatum isolate Tunisia-2019 chromosome 7, ASM765513v2, whole genome shotgun sequence genome contains these proteins:
- the LOC116215418 gene encoding CRIB domain-containing protein RIC4-like encodes MKQPMKERVERFVVLPFAVGCTSESSVAVGSSSSLQSSTKKPKSESRPYAETTRQQRGERGLSGDHYHHQKPRSSLPNFFYGVQKLIAGSFKSFSQIFVYREEMEEVEIEMEIGLPTDVKHVTHIGLDGSTMTNPVKGWDNLAMSMAPEILSFPSLSLSQFELAMSAQVVDDAPHPVIVDPNSKFARNTTTVGGGS; translated from the exons ATGAAACAACCGATGAAGGAACGCGTGGAGAGATTTGTCGTTCTTCCTTTCGCCGTCGGCTGCACTTCCGAGTCGAGTGTTGCAGTGGGCTCGAGTTCAAGTCTGCAGTCGTCGACTAAGAAGCCGAAATCAGAGTCAAGGCCGTATGCTGAAACCACGA GACAACAGAGAGGGGAGCGTGGTTTGAGCGGAgatcattatcatcatcagAAGCCAAGGAGCTCCCTGCCCAACTTCTTCTACGGGGTCCAAAAACTCATAGCAGGAAGCTTCAAAAGTTTTTCTCAGATATTCG TGTACAGAGAGGAAATGGAGGAAGTGGAGATAGAGATGGAGATAGGGCTCCCGACGGATGTGAAGCATGTGACCCATATAGGGCTGGACGGGTCCACAATGACAAACCCCGTGAAGGGTTGGGATAACTTGGCGATGTCGATGGCCCCTGAGATTCTTTCCTTCCCTTCCCTCTCCCTCAGTCAGTTCGAGCTAGCCATGTCCGCACAGGTTGTCGATGATGCACCCCATCCCGTCATTGTCGATCCTAATTCCAAGTTTGCCCGAAACACCACCACTGTTGGTGGCGGCTCATAA